The genomic stretch GAGTGTCCCAATATGCTTGTGAACAAGCTGCTCGGAAGCATCGTTGTCGCAGTTCACGACAAGCAGGTAGGGTGACTCCACAGAGCCGCCTTTAACGAAGAAGAAAAGAATAAGTCCTACTACAACAGAGCCGATAACGGCAAGTGTATAGAATCCAGCACCGGTAACGATACCTGCGACTGCTGCCCAAAATAAGAAGATGAGATCAGTTGGGTCCTTAATCGGTGTTCTGAACCGTACGATGGACAATGCGCCGACCATACCGAGTGAGAGTACGAGGTTGGAATTAATGGCAATAATAACTACTGCAGTAATCATCGTCATCCCAATGAGGGATACGTTAAAGCTTTTGGAGTAGAGCACACCGCTAAATATCCGTTTGTAAAGTAAGTAGATAAACATACCCAGTAGAAAAGCGACACCTAGCGTAATCAATATTTTCGAAATGCTTATGTCTGAAGTGAAGTTCTCCGTCACCGAATTTTTCAAAAGATCGGTAAAGCTTGTCGTCGTCTCCGTCGTCGCGGCAGCGGTCGTTGTGGTTTCCATTTTAATAATCCTCCCAAGTGTTGAATTTCAGATGCTTTCGGCAAATCACATATTTTGAAGCGGATTGTCGATGCAGCCCTTCCAGCTGCAGCGCTATTTTGATATAAGCAGGAATGTATTCGTCGTATTTGACCTCCAAAATGATCAGATCATTATCGAGAGCACGGACAGGCTTCAACGCTTTGTCAAAAATATCAACCGCATGTAATCCGGTTCGGAGCTCTTTGTCGAAGGTAATGCGTACATTTCCATTTTCGCAAGTATAAGGCTCGCGGACATAATCGACGATAACCTTCGGCCGCAGCAAATTGTGCTTCATTTCATTATGAATTTCATTTAGCAGCGGTGTGTTAGGTTTTAAGAGCACGTCATAATCGCCAGCAAGCAGCTTGTCATACATTTCTCTAGTAAGCGGCTCTTTCACTTTGGCAATATAGTCTTTGAATTTTATTTTTTTCTCAAAGTGAATGACATGATCTTGGCCGTTATAAATACGAATGCGATATTTGACCCGATCTCGAACGCCGCCCAGCTTCTCATGAAGTGCTTTGTTGTTAATATCATCAAAATATAAGCTTCGAATATGATACTCGCCCGTTGGACCAACATGCTTGTCCTGCTCCATCAGGTCCTTCAGTCTCTGGCGTATAATGAAGTATTGATGGAAATTAATATAAAACTTCAGCTCGTTGCGATAATTTAGTTTGTTGTTCATTTCACACCTCTTTTCTAGTTCAGCGCCCCTTGTTGCTTACTGAATTTATTCTACTGGCATTTACTTATTCTTAACTTAAGGCTGGCTGAAAGATTGCTGAATGTACTGAATACGATTTTTTGTTAAGCTATTATGAAGGGAAAGGAGCGTGACAAGCATGAGATTGCGTAAAGACTTACTAATAGTGCTCGTATGCTGCATATTGTTAATCGCGGGAGTAGTCGGTGCGGAATGGTTGAAGTCAGAGAAGCTGAAGGGTCCCCAAGCGATTGTAACTACGTTTAAAAGCGATCCCAAGACAAGCCGTGCTTTCACTTGGCATAGTATCCATTTGGAGGAGGCGGCGGTCGTTCAGGTTATGGAAGAAGAGACGGGGAAGAGCTGGGACGATGACACGAATACGATGACCTTTACAGGCACGACAACTACGATTGAAATAGAAGAAGGAAAGAAGCAGGCCGTTCACAAAGTCGAGGCAACCGGGCTGGAGCCTGGAATGACGTATAGCTACCGAGTGGGCAGTGGAGAGGAGAAGGGATGGAGTGCTTCGGCAATCTTTAAGACAGAGGCAGCGGATACCGATACGTTCAGCTTTATTAATGTTACAGACTCGCAAGGGGTAACGGAGCAGGATTTTGAGCTATGGGGCAACACGCTTGATAAAGCATTTGGCGCATTTCCAGATTCAGCGTTTATTGTTCACAATGGTGATTTAACAGAGGAGCCGTCGGATGAGCAGGCTTGGACGCATTTATTCGCCAAAGCTAGCAAATGGATCACACAGGTTCCGTTTATGCCTGTTACGGGCAACCATGATGAGGTGGATGGACAAGCAGAGCGCTTCGCTGCCCACTTCAATCTGCCTGAGAATGGTGCAGAAGGCTCCATTACAGGTACCAATTATTCATTTGATTACGGCACGGTTCATTTTGTGTTTCTAAATACGGAGTCCAACATTAAAGAGCAAACAAAGTGGCTTGAAGCTGATCTGGAAAGCACGGATAAGCCTTGGAAGGTAGTAGCCGTTCATGAAGGTCCTTACGGAGGAAATACGAACAAAAAGGTGAAAAAATGGATAGACGTATTTGATGAATTCGAGGTTGATTTGGTGCTGCAAGGACATAACCATGAATATTCGCGCTCTTACCCGCTGCGCTCTGGTGAAATTGTTGGGGACGGTGAATCTCCTGTTCAAAACCGTGAAGGTACGGTCTATGTCGTGACGAATACGTCGGGACAGAAGTTTAATGAGAAGAAGGATGACCAGTTCTATCACAAGGTCCATTTTCAAAATGGGAAACAAATGTTTGCAGGCATTACGGTTGCAGGCAATACGATGACCTATCAGGCTTACGATGTCGATGGGAAGAAGCTGGATGAATTTGTTTTGCAGCACTAGTAGCCTTGAAAAGTATGCAATATGAAAAAGCAGGCATAATCATCCTTAGCGAGATGGTTTATGGCTGCTTTTTTTGTTTAATCGTTGGCTAGTTTCAGAGAAGGTTGAATTGGAAGTGAGATTTGAAAGGTTGTTCCTTCGCCGGGCTCGCTATGGACGTCAATAATCCCTTTGTGCGCATCTACAATTGATTTCGAAATCGCTAGTCCGAGGCCTGCGCCTCCATTTTTGCGGGTTCGGGAGGACTCGCTGCGGTAGAACCGCTCGAACAAGTACGGCAGATGCTCGGACTCGATACCGGAGCCATTATCGGAAATGCTCAGAACAGCTTGTCCTTCCTGCTTAGCAAGCGATATACGGATTTCTCCTGCTTCGGCATCGGTATGCTGCACCGCATTGAGAAATAAATTGAGCAGCACCTGTTTCAGTTTGTCCGCATGGAACAGACCGGTCACAGGAGCTGCAATGGCAAGCCTCACGCTGCGGTTGCCGGCAAGCAGCTGCAATTGCGGCTCCATCTCTAGCAGCAGCTCTTCCAAACGCGTTTCTGTTAGCTGAAGCTGTGGATCCTGATCAAGCTTCGCTAGGGAAAGCAGATCCTCTACCAGCTTGTTTATACGCATCGATTCCAGCTGCATGCTGTTTAATGCGCGGTTAAGCTGCTCAGGATTTGCAGCCGCCCCGCGCAGCAATACCTCCAAAAACCCATGAATGGAAGTAAGCGGCGTTCGAAGCTCATGCGAGGCATCGGCAACGAAACGGCGCATTTTCTCGGTTGTTTTGCGCTCTGCCTCGAAGGATGAATCTAATCGCTCAAGCATTCCATTAAAAGCATCCGACAAGCGATCGATCTCCTCTTGTCCTTGACTGGCTGGGATACGTTTCGTTAAGCTGCCTACGTCCGTTTGCTGAGCGGCTAATACGACGCGTGACAGCGGTCTGAGTGTACGGCGCAGCAGCGGCAAATAGAGTGCAAGTCCAGCAGCAAGCGCTAGAGCGGATAGTGCAGCAAAAATTGCGAGCTGTGTTATGAGCTGCTGCTTCAGCGATTCCGTTTCTGTTCCTACTTGGATGAGAGCCTGGGCAGTGCCTGGTGGACCAGCAAGCCGGTATACGACAAGCTGCTCAGTGCCTTGTGCATTATTCATAATTTGATAGTCGATTTGTTTATGCTTTTGCAGTTGATCTAGAATACTTGCGTACTGTTCAGTAGATAGAAGAGGTGCGCTGGACTCGGTATTTTTCGAAATATCGGTGATCGCACCGGCTTCATCAATAATAAGAATAGACAAGCCTGGCTGGTAAAAAAAAGACGAATCCCGATGATCTCTTTGCGGCCGATCGGCAGGCGAAGGAGCGCTCGGGTCGTTAAGCTCAGGACGATTATTGTCCATCTCGGGGTTTGCAATGCCTGTAAACCATTCCATTGGCATAGACATTATTTGTGCGTTTAAGGCTTCGGCTTTATTTTGAAAAACAAAATCCTTCATAATGACGTACTGAAGCACACCGATGAGCATTAATAAAACAGCTAAAATGAGCAAAGAACGATTTAACAGCTGATAGCGCAGCGAACGAGGAGCAATTAGCCGAATAAGAGCACCTAAGCGCAGCCTGCTCATGGCAAGTCCATCCGATAGCCCGACCCTCTTAGTGTTCGAATTAATCTATGTTCTTTGTCATTTAATTTATCTCGAAGAGAGCGGATATATACCTCCACGATGTTTTCCTCCCCGCCAAAGTTATAGCCCCACACCTTGTCCAAAATAAGCGATTTGCTCAGTACGACGCCGTTATTCATAATGATGTACCGCAATAGCTCATATTCGGTTGGCGAGAGCTCGAGCACCTGATCCATGTAAATAAGCTC from Paenibacillus sp. FSL H8-0548 encodes the following:
- a CDS encoding polyphosphate polymerase domain-containing protein; translated protein: MNNKLNYRNELKFYINFHQYFIIRQRLKDLMEQDKHVGPTGEYHIRSLYFDDINNKALHEKLGGVRDRVKYRIRIYNGQDHVIHFEKKIKFKDYIAKVKEPLTREMYDKLLAGDYDVLLKPNTPLLNEIHNEMKHNLLRPKVIVDYVREPYTCENGNVRITFDKELRTGLHAVDIFDKALKPVRALDNDLIILEVKYDEYIPAYIKIALQLEGLHRQSASKYVICRKHLKFNTWEDY
- a CDS encoding DUF4956 domain-containing protein — translated: METTTTAAATTETTTSFTDLLKNSVTENFTSDISISKILITLGVAFLLGMFIYLLYKRIFSGVLYSKSFNVSLIGMTMITAVVIIAINSNLVLSLGMVGALSIVRFRTPIKDPTDLIFLFWAAVAGIVTGAGFYTLAVIGSVVVGLILFFFVKGGSVESPYLLVVNCDNDASEQLVHKHIGTLVKRYNVKQKTVTQGNIEMTLEVRLRDETGRFVNQLTELAGVRNAVLISYSGDYVS
- a CDS encoding metallophosphoesterase family protein, translated to MRLRKDLLIVLVCCILLIAGVVGAEWLKSEKLKGPQAIVTTFKSDPKTSRAFTWHSIHLEEAAVVQVMEEETGKSWDDDTNTMTFTGTTTTIEIEEGKKQAVHKVEATGLEPGMTYSYRVGSGEEKGWSASAIFKTEAADTDTFSFINVTDSQGVTEQDFELWGNTLDKAFGAFPDSAFIVHNGDLTEEPSDEQAWTHLFAKASKWITQVPFMPVTGNHDEVDGQAERFAAHFNLPENGAEGSITGTNYSFDYGTVHFVFLNTESNIKEQTKWLEADLESTDKPWKVVAVHEGPYGGNTNKKVKKWIDVFDEFEVDLVLQGHNHEYSRSYPLRSGEIVGDGESPVQNREGTVYVVTNTSGQKFNEKKDDQFYHKVHFQNGKQMFAGITVAGNTMTYQAYDVDGKKLDEFVLQH
- a CDS encoding HAMP domain-containing sensor histidine kinase — encoded protein: MSRLRLGALIRLIAPRSLRYQLLNRSLLILAVLLMLIGVLQYVIMKDFVFQNKAEALNAQIMSMPMEWFTGIANPEMDNNRPELNDPSAPSPADRPQRDHRDSSFFYQPGLSILIIDEAGAITDISKNTESSAPLLSTEQYASILDQLQKHKQIDYQIMNNAQGTEQLVVYRLAGPPGTAQALIQVGTETESLKQQLITQLAIFAALSALALAAGLALYLPLLRRTLRPLSRVVLAAQQTDVGSLTKRIPASQGQEEIDRLSDAFNGMLERLDSSFEAERKTTEKMRRFVADASHELRTPLTSIHGFLEVLLRGAAANPEQLNRALNSMQLESMRINKLVEDLLSLAKLDQDPQLQLTETRLEELLLEMEPQLQLLAGNRSVRLAIAAPVTGLFHADKLKQVLLNLFLNAVQHTDAEAGEIRISLAKQEGQAVLSISDNGSGIESEHLPYLFERFYRSESSRTRKNGGAGLGLAISKSIVDAHKGIIDVHSEPGEGTTFQISLPIQPSLKLAND